In Gimesia panareensis, the genomic window TCTGTTCGGTGATCTCGACATTCTTGAGTCCTTCCAGGCAGACCCAGGTAATCGAATCTTTTTCCCGGAACTTGAGCAGATCTTCGACCGTTTCGACCACCGGTTCTTCGAGATCGCCATGACAGTAATCGACGACCGAGATCCGGGTATCGTCTTCGTCAAAATCCCCCACATGGATCAGCGATCCCGGGGGCATCCCTACCTTTTTGGAGATTCCGCTATATGAATCCAGCATGACACTTTCCCGTTGCAGGCAGACTTTGCGTTCGTATTCCATGACAATTGCGAATTCTGGTTTCTTCTCGAGGACAGGATTTAATGAGCTCCCGAAATTTTAAAACATCCCAGCCGTTTCCGCGAGTTCAGAGGCAAAATTCCCGATGACTGCTAGACCTCAAATGACCGACCATCTTCCTGATAGACCACGCGATAGAGTTCCGTACGGCGATCGTGCCAGTTTTGTACGCTGCCCGATTCGCGGTGCCTTCTTAACTGTTCAAAGTCGAGATCATGGATGATGACGGTTTCGACATTCGGATTGCATTCTGCGGCGACGGCATCGCGGGCGAATTCGACATCGGCGGGGGTAAAGATGCCGGACTGTGCGTAATGAATATCCGCGTTTTCCACGAAAGGCAGGTTGCCCGTGCAACCTGAAATGGCGACATACAGATGATTTTCAATACAGCGTGCCTGAGCACAATGCCTGACGCGGAGATAACCATGGCGGGTATCGGTGTTAAACGGGACGAAGACGATCTGTGCCCCCTTCTGGGCTGCGATGCGGGTCAGTTCCGGGAATTCGATGTCGTAGCAGATCTGGATCGCGATCCTGCCACAATCGGTATCGAAGACCTCGACGCGGTCTCCCGGACTCACGCCCCACCATTTCCGCTCGCTGGGGGTGATATGAATTTTGTACTGCTTGCCGATCGAACCGTCTCTGCCAAAGAGATACGAGGTGTTATACAGCGTTCCATGCTCGACGACGAACTGGGAACCGCCAATCACGTTGACGTTGTACTTGACTGCCATCTCCGTGAAGAAGTCGAGGTACTGCGGCGTGAATTCCGCGAGTCGGCGGGCGGCCTGCCCGGGACGGGTCGGTTCCACGCAGGAGAGGAGTTGCGTGGTAAACAGTTCCGGGAAGAGGATGAAGTCGCATTTATAATCGGAGGCGGTATCGAGAAAGAATTCGCATTGCTGGGAGAATTCATCGAAGTTTTTCACCGAACGCATCTGGTACTGGACCACGCAAATCCGGATCTGTTCCACCGTGTTATGATATTTGCGTTTGGCACCAGGGTGATAATCGAGGTTGGTCCACTCCAGGTAAGTTGCGTAGCCGC contains:
- a CDS encoding bifunctional GNAT family N-acetyltransferase/carbon-nitrogen hydrolase family protein codes for the protein MEPLDLKQFEWKIEVRQLTMDDFDELVEMEKQCFPGMQTWGREHIESQLKIFPEGQLCVEIDGRLAASSSSLILDFDPALEWHNWKAVADDGFIRNHDPKGDTLYGIEIMVHPEFRGMKLSRRLYDARKELCRSKNLARIIIAGRIPGYHNYAKTFSAREYIDRVVDKAIYDQVLTAQLANGFSVQGLIPNYLPSDTESCGYATYLEWTNLDYHPGAKRKYHNTVEQIRICVVQYQMRSVKNFDEFSQQCEFFLDTASDYKCDFILFPELFTTQLLSCVEPTRPGQAARRLAEFTPQYLDFFTEMAVKYNVNVIGGSQFVVEHGTLYNTSYLFGRDGSIGKQYKIHITPSERKWWGVSPGDRVEVFDTDCGRIAIQICYDIEFPELTRIAAQKGAQIVFVPFNTDTRHGYLRVRHCAQARCIENHLYVAISGCTGNLPFVENADIHYAQSGIFTPADVEFARDAVAAECNPNVETVIIHDLDFEQLRRHRESGSVQNWHDRRTELYRVVYQEDGRSFEV